The DNA region GATAATGTGCATTATACAACTTCCGTTAACTAGAAGAAAGGGTGAATAGGATGGATAAATACATGACTGACGAATTATATTTAAAAATATCTGAGCTTGCATATACGGATGTTCCTGCAGGCCGTAGTGACATTTTGGACAAGGATGAGTACAAGGAATGGAGAACGGTTGAACCAAAGGATGCAAGTCTGCACAGTGCGTATTCAGGATTTGATGCTGTAGTGCTTGAGAATCCCAAAACAAATCAAGTTATCATCGGCTATAGAGGTACTGAACCTGAAGGTATTATTGGAAAAGCAGCTGATATTGAGACAGATGCCTTCGATGTGGTAGGTGGCAGAACCAGAAGACTTGAGGATGCAATCACGGATCCAGAACGCCATAATATATTTAAAAATAGTCCCTTCAAGCTGATGAAGGATAACATGGATTGGGAAAATAATCAGTTTCACCAAGCTGAGGAATTGTATGAGGCGGTGAAAGTGGCGTATCCTGATTCAGACATTTCATTGACTGGGCATTCCCTTGGTGGCGGTTTGGCTCAATATGTAGCTGCACGTCAGGATGTGTCTGGCATGACATATAGTGCTCCAAGCGTAACGAATCTTCTGGATGATGTAAGCTTAGCCAAAGTGAATGAGGGTCATTTTGATAACAAAATGGTTAACGTGGTTCATCCCAATGATTCTGTAGGGGCTGGGGGAATAAGTGAATATGACAGGCACGTAGGAAATACCGTGTATAAGGGTCAGGACTTTGACACCGCGAATGCAATGTACC from Paenibacillus sp. JNUCC-31 includes:
- a CDS encoding lipase family protein, translated to MTDELYLKISELAYTDVPAGRSDILDKDEYKEWRTVEPKDASLHSAYSGFDAVVLENPKTNQVIIGYRGTEPEGIIGKAADIETDAFDVVGGRTRRLEDAITDPERHNIFKNSPFKLMKDNMDWENNQFHQAEELYEAVKVAYPDSDISLTGHSLGGGLAQYVAARQDVSGMTYSAPSVTNLLDDVSLAKVNEGHFDNKMVNVVHPNDSVGAGGISEYDRHVGNTVYKGQDFDTANAMYQNWKFQFQLKVPFQPLGAGSPMLVHDVRIGVDLDKLHVGDIMRFFDSFSKDEGKGYHSMDQYEFDEHGNLKGPLIDRSTGETINISPRWTAHQKALATFSNLMSGIVPPLIAAATGNVGGLGGGKIQLTPEELAQAAREMRLSLSGFSSDAQASIQMFQTHISTSDSQSFTPIAYNATATLQAINRWYQESISEIAEYIERKREDFIIADQH